The stretch of DNA TCCGCTCGGTGTAGGGGATCAGCCGCACCGGCCCGACCAGCCCGTAGGCCTGCCGCGGCACCACGCCGTAGACCGCCGGCGTGACGGTGCGCAGCCGGTTGATCAGCGTGCTGGCCACCTCGACCTCGATCAGGTTGCGCCCCGCGTGCAGCAGGTCGCCGACGTCCACGGCCGTGTCGAGGACGTCGCAGGGCGGCACCCGGCGGCCGTTGACCCGCACCCGGAAGGTGTCGTTCACCTCGCCGAGGTCGAGGACGGCGCCGTCCGCACCCGTCCAGTCGCGGCCCAGGTCGACGGTGACGGTGTAGGTGCCGACGCCCGAGACGTCCTCCAGCCCGGCGATCTGCGACCAGGGCGCCAGCGTGTCCAGGTGGACGCGGCGCACCGGCCGGATCGTCTCGGTGGCGCTCGCGCCGGGCTGCCAGTCCTCCACCGCCAGGTCCCAGGCGGCGAGCGCGATCGGGTCACGGACCCGGTCGATGGTGACCGAGCGCGTCCGGCCGCCGGTCGTCACGCTGACAGTGCCGGCGGCGCTCGCCCGCAGCACGAGGGCGTTCCCCTCGACCCGGAGCGACCCGGCGGAGACGGCCGTCGCCGACGGCGTCCGACCGTGCGGCCTCGCCAGCGCCACCACGCTGGACTGTCCCGGCAGCAGGTCGACGCTCACGCGGATCTGGTCCCCCTGCCGCTCCCAGAGCGCGATCGGGCTGGTGGCGCCGGTCCATGCGTCGAGCAGGTAGGGCACGGCGTCGGAGCGGCTCGCGGTCAGCCACAGATCCTGGGTGACGCGGACCAGCTTGCGGTTCTCGGCGTGCTTGGCGTTGGCGACGTAGTAGAGATCGGTGTCGCCGACCACCCGGTGCATCGTCATCGCCGTCGAGCTGTCGTGCCGTACGTCCGGGGTGATGCCCAGATCGGCCAGCGCCGCCGGGATGTCGGTCTCGAGCGCCACCGTCCGCGTCGTCGGCAGCGCCTGGATCCTGGTCACCAGCGCCCGGACGCGGTCGGTCTCGCCGGGCTGCGCGAGCCCGACGGGGGCGGCCGTCGTCCAATCGCCGAGGAAGATCACCGGCAGCCCGTCGCGCGCAAGCTCCAGGACGCGCTGCGCTGTCGCCTCGGCGATCGTGCACTCGCCGCCACGGAACTGGTCCGGCCCGATGATCATCACCTTGTACGCCGGACCGTCGGGGGCCAGCCGGCCGCGCCGTACCCTCGCCCTCGGCAGGTCCAGGAGCGCCGGCGTCGCGAACGAGTGGGTCCAGCCGATCGGGATGCCGTTGTTGGTCGCCCACGGCGCCCCGATGCCGGTCGAGGTCCAGCCCTTCTGGCGCAGGAAGACCACGTCGTAGCGCGGCGTCCCGGTCTGGAGGACCAGCTGGGTGCGATTGAGGTAGTCGGCGACGTCGGGGATGTGGCGCCACTGCGGCGTGCGCGGTCCCCAGGCGTCGCCGTAGCCCACCGCGTTGCTGTAGTACGGCGAGAACGCGGCGAAGCCGGGCCAGGTCACCTCCGGCGCGGTGGCGTAGGCGAAGCCGTGGATCATCGCCATGTTGACACCGGCGACGTACACGCTGTTGAGCGTCTGCAGCGCGCGGTCCCAGGTGGTCTGGTAGGCCGCACCCGCGTAGCAGATCGCCTCGCACGACATCACCGTGTGCCCGGCCATGTCGCGACCGCCCGCCTCCACGCGGTAGTCGTCGAGGTTCTTGAAGCCCAGCGACTCCGTCTCGGGGATGTCGAGCAGCGAGGCGTGCTCGACGGTGTCGGTCTGCAGCCCGTACGGCTGCACCCGCAGCCCCATGCCCAGACCGCGGGCGAACGCCTGGATCCTCAGCAGGTGGTGATCGCGGTAGAGATCGGAGATCACCTGGTTGAAGTCGTCGCGCACCCGCGTCGTGGTGACAGCGTCGTAGGCGAAGACGTACTTCTCCTTGACCTCGACCACCAGCGGCAAGTAGGGCAGCAGGTCGTAGCCCGCGCGCTCGGCGAACTCGTGCACCATCAGCGGCGTCCAGATGGTCGCGCCGCTCTCGATCTCCAGCGAGTCCTCGAAGAGGTAGCCACCTGCCTGACGCAGCAGGCGTCGCATCTCGCGGTCGAGGATGCGCTCGTTCCAGAAGTCGATCACGGCGCTGGACCCGGCAGCGCTGAAGTGGTCCACCACGTAGGCCCGCGGATCGGTGTGCGGCCCCGCCTCCGGCTCCTGCGCGGAGCCGCGGCGCCAGTACGACAGCACCAGCCAGGTGCCGCCGGCCGGGGCGGTCCACGTCAGGCGGCCGTCCACGACGCGGTCGGTCAGGTCGACGTACGTCGTGGGGTCCAGCGTCTGCACGCCCTTGACCGGGGCGCCGACGGTGAGGAACGCCTGCACCGCCTCCAGGTGACGCACGGTGCTGCCGCCGGCCGGTGCCACCAGCGGCTCGGGCACCGCCGCGTCGTAGACCTCGCCGCCGGCGACCTGTGCCTGGCCGTGGGCGAGCTCGGTGCACGCGGCGTCGTCGTCCGGGGTGATCGTGGGCACCGCCGCCGGCCAGGACGGGCCGATCGTGATGTCGATGCGTACGTCGCGCCGCGCTCCCTGGGCCAGCGCCGCCTTCACGCCGGCCACCCACGACGCGGTGCCCCAGCCGAAGCGCTGCAGGTCCATGGTGATGCCGCGGGCGGCAAGGCTGTGCGTCACGTCGGCCACCTCCAGCACGCCGAAGCCGGCCGCCGCCACCTGGTCGACCTCGCGGGCCACCTCGGCCGCGGTGACGTCGCCGTTCGGCCACCACCAGCGGAAGCCCGCCGCCGTCCGCTTCCCCGGCCGCCGGAAGCCGGCCAGGACCTCGGCCCCCGAGGCCCGGGCGGACGAGGTTCGGCCGACACCGCCTGCGGCGGCCGCCTGTGCGGGCGCTCCGGCCAGGACGGCGACGCCGGCCGCCGCCGCGGCGGCGCCGAAGAGCGCGCGGCGGCGGATGCCGGACGGGTCCTGCTGCGCGTGGTGCGCGTGCTGCTCACTCATCATGTCTCCCGAGTTGTGATGGCGGTGGATCAGCGCGACAGGCGCCTCTCCGCTGTGTCCCAGTCCGCGCCCGAGCGTGGCTCGTAGCGCCGCAGGTCGTGCGTACGCCGCACCAGCGACCGCATCGCGGCCAGGTCCGGCAGGTCGTCGCCCCCGCGCATCCGGCTCAGGGTGCGGGCCTGCACCAGCGCGTTGCCGAGCGCCGCCGCCTCAGCGGGGCCGGCCAGCACCGGCAGCCCACAGGCGTCGGCGGTGAGCTGGCACAGCAGCGCGTTCTGCGAGCCGCCACCCACGACGTGTACGAGCTCCAGGGTGCGACCGGCGAGCGCGGCACCCTGGCGCAGGTTGCGGCGGTAGGCGAGGGCCAGGCTGTCCAGGATGGTGCGGACGACCTCGGCCGGTGTCTCCGGCACGGGTTCGCCGCTCGCCCGGGCGAGTGCCCGCAACCGCTCCGGCATGTCGCCGGGTGGCAGCAGCGAGGGATGGTCGATGTCGACGACCGTGCGCAGCGGCGCGACGTGCGCGGCACCGGCGAGCAGCGTGGGCAGGTCGGCGGTCAGACCCTGCGCCGCCCAGGTGCGCTCGGCCTGCGAGAGCACCCACAGACCCATCACGTTCTTGAGGAACCGGATGGTGCCGTCGACGCCGCCCTCGTTGGTGAAGTTGGCCAGCCGCGCTTCCTCGGTGAGGACGGGCTTGTCGAGCTCGAGACCCACCAACGACCAGGTCCCCGAGGAGATGTAGGCGATCTCCTCCTCCTGGGCAGGTACGCCGACGATCGCCGACGCGGTGTCGTGCGAGCCGACGGCGATGACCGGCACCTCCGGCTCGCCGGCTCCGCTCGTGCCGATCGCCTGGCCGATGGCCGGCAGGACCGGCCCGACCACCGAACCCGGGTCCCGCAGTGCCGGCAGCGCCGCCCACGGCAGCCCGAGCCGCTTGGCGAGATCGACCGACCACGCCTGGGCGCTGACGTCGTAGAGGCCGGTGGTCGAGGCGTTGGTGCGCTCGGCACCGATCTCCCCTGTCAGCCAGTAGGTGAGCAGGTCCGGCAGCAGCAGCAGGGTCTGCGCCGACTCCAGGGCGGCCGTGCCGCGCGCCGCCACGAGTTGGAAGACGGTGTTGAACGGCAGCTCCTGCAGGCCCGTCACGGCGTACAGGTGAGCCGGGTCGACGACCTTCGCCACCCGCTCCGGGACACCCACGGTGCGGGCGTCCCGGTGCGAGTAGGGGTTGCCGAGCAGCTCGCCGTCCCGGTCGAGCAGGCCGTAGTCGACCGCCCAGGAGTCGATGCCGATGCCGTCGAGGCGCCCTGCCAGGGCGACCTTGCGGAGCCCTGCCAGCACCTCACGATGGATGCCGACGACGTCCCAGAAGAGCGAGGAGCGGATCGGCACGCCGCCGTTGGGGAAGCGGTGCACCTCCTCGAGGCGCAGCACGTCCGGTCCTACCTCGGCGGCCATCACCCGACCACTGGTGGCGCCGAGGTCGACCGCCGCGACGCGCAGCGGCCCCGAGGAGGCGATGCTCATCGCAGGAAGGCCGCCGCGACGCCCGCGTCGACAGGGATGTGCAGGCCCGTGGTGTGGCTGAGCTCGGCGGTGCAGAGCACGAAGACCGCGTTGGCGATGTTCTCCGGCAGGACCTCGCGCTTGAGGATCGTGCGCTGGGCGTAGAACTTGCCCAGGTCCTTCTCCTCCACGCCGTAGACGGCGGCACGGTTGGCTCCCCAGCCGCTGGCGAAGATGCCCGAGCCCTGGACGACGCCGTCGGGGTTGACACCGTTGACCTTGATGCCGTGCTCCCCCAGCTCCGCCGCGAGCAGCCGGACCTGGTGGGCCTGGTCGGCCTTGGCCGCGCCGTACGCGACGTTGTTCGGGCCGGCGAAGATCGAGTTCTTCGAGGAGATATAGACGATGTCGCCGCCCAGCTCCTGCTCGATCATGACCTTGGCGGTCGCCTTGGAGACCAGGAACGAGCCCTTGGCCATCACGTCGTGCTGCAGGTCCCAGTCCTTCTCGGTGGTCTCCAGCAGCGAGCGCGAGAGCGAGAGGCCGGCGTTGTTGACGATGAGGTCCACCCCGCCGAAGGCCAGCACGGCCGCGTCGACGGCGGCCTGGACCGCGTCGGCGCTGGAGACGTCGACCTGGACGCCGACGGCGACGTCGGTCGAGCCCAGCTCGGCGGCCGCCTCCTGCGCCTTCTCCAGCGACAGGTCGGCGATCACGACGCAGGCGCCGTTCTCGGCCAGCTTCTTGGCGGTGGCCTTGCCGATCCCGGAGGCGGCACCGGTGACCAGCGCGACGCGGGTCGCCAGCGGCTTCGGCTTCGGCATCCGCTGGAGCTTGGCCTCCTCCAGCGCCCAGTACTCGATGCGGAACTTCTCCGCCTCGTCGATCGGCGCGTACGTCGAGAGCCCCTCCGCACCGCGCATCACGTTGATGGCGTTGACGTAGAACTCCCCTGCCACCCGGGCGGTCTGCTTGTCCTTGCCGAAGCTGAACATGCCGACGCCCGGGACCAGCACGATGAGCGGGTCCTTGCCGCGGATCGCCGGCGAGTCCGGTGTGGCGTTGCGGTCGTAGTAGCCCTGGTAGTCCTCGCGGTAGGACACCGCGAGCTCCTTGAGCCGCGCGATCGACTCCTCCACGCTCGCCGACGCCGGCAGGTCCAGCACGAGCGGCTTGACCTTCGTGCGCAGGAAGTGGTCGGGGCAGGAGGTGCCGAGACCGGCCAGCCGCGGGTGCTCGGTGGCGGCGAGGAAGTCCAGGACGACGTCGGAGTCGTTGAAGTGGCCGACCATCGGGCGGTCCGCCGAGGCGATGCCGCGGATGGTCGGCGCGAGTGCTGCCGCCTTCGCGCGACGCTCGGCGTCCGGCAGGGCGCCGTACCCCTCGAGGGCCGGACCGAACGGCTCGGCCTTGCTGTGCTCGGCGATGTACGCCGCGGCGGTGTCGATGATCCACAGCGAGTTCTGCTCGGCCTCGTCGCTGGAGTCGCCCCACGCGGTGATCCCGTGGCCGCCGAGGATGCAGCCGATGGCCTGCGGGTTCTTCTCCTTGATCGCGGCGATGTCCAGCCCCAGCTGGAAGCCGGGCCTGCGCCACGGCACCCAGACGACCTTGTCACCGAAGATCTTCTCGGTCAGCGCCTCGCCGTCGGCGGCGGTAGCGATCGCGATGCCGGAGTCGGGGTGGAGGTGGTCGACGTGGGCGGCGTCGACCAGGCCGTGCATCGCGGTGTCGATCGACGGCGCGGCGCCGCCGTTGCCGTGCAGGCAGTAGTCGAAGGCCGCGACCATCTCGTCCTCGCGCTCGACGCCCGGGTAGACGTCGACCAGTGCGCGCATCCGGTCCAGTCGGAGCACGGCCAGGCCCGACTCCTTGAGGGTGCCCAGGTCGCCGCCGGAGCCCTTGACCCAGACCAGCTCCACGGGCTCGCCGGTGACCGGGTCGGTCTCGGTGCCCTTGGCCGAGGTGTTGCCACCCGCGTAGTTGGTGTTCTTCGGGTCGGCGCCCAGGCGGTTGGAGCGAGCGATCAGCTCGGCTGCCGTCCCGTTATACGAGGTCATTGGTTCAGTTCCATCCTGCCTGCGTACCGCCCACGCGGTCCGCCTCGATCTGCTGCTGGTAGCCGCTCTCCAGGTAGGCCCGCATCGGGTTGGCGGGCAGCCCCCGGCCCTCGCGCCAGGCGGCGAGGTCGGCTCGGACGTCGGTGTAGAAGGCGTCCATGAAGATCTCGTTGGCGAGCAGCACGTCGCCGCTCTCCTGCGCCTTGGTCAGCGCGGCGCGGTCGAGGAGCAGCGCGCGCGCCGTCATCTCCTGCACGTTGAGGACCGACCGGATCTGGCCCGGGATCTTGTCCTCGATGTTGTGGCACTGGTCGAGCATGAAGGCGACATCGCTGTCGGCCTCCAACGCACCGCCGCGCACGCACTCCACCAGGATCCGGAACAGCTGGAAGGGGTCGGCCGCACCCACGATGAGGTCGTCGTCGGCGTAGAAGCGGCTGTTGAAGTCGAAGGAGCCGAGCTTCCCCAACCGCAGCAGCTGGGCGACGATGAACTCGATGTTCGTGCCCGGCGCGTGGTGCCCGGTGTCGAGGCAGACCATCGCCTTCTCCCCCAGCGCCGCCACCTGGACGTACGACGTACCCCAGTCCGGGACGTCGGTGTGGTAGAACGCCGGCTCGAAGAACTTGTACTCCAGCACCAGGCGCTGGTCCTCGCCGAGCCGGTCGTAGATCGTCTGCAGGCTCTCGGCCAGGCGGTCCTGGCGGCCGCGGATGTCCGCCTGACCGGGGTAGTTCGAGCCCTCGGCCAGCCAGATCTTCAGGTCGCGCGAGCCGGTGGCGTCCATGACGTCGATGCACGCCAGGTGGTGGTCGATCGCCTTCTGCCGGATGCGACGGTCGGTGTGGGTCAGGGCGCCGAGCTTGTAGTCGTCGTCCTGGAAGGTGTTCGAGTTGATCGTGCCGAGGCCGATGCCGAGGTCGTCGGCGTACCGGCGCAGGGCGCCGAAGTCGTCGACCAGGTCCCACGGGATGTGCAGCGCGACGGTCGGTGCAAGACCGGTGTAGCGGTGCACCGTGGCGGCGTCGGCGATCTTCTCCTCGACCGTGCGGGGGGTGCCGGGAGTGCCGAAGACCTTGAACCTGGTCCCGGAGTTGCCGTAGGCCCAGGAGGGGACTTCGATCGCCTGGCCCTCGAGGAGGGGAGCGATCTCTTGGAAGGTCGTCATGTCAGTTCGCTTCTCGTGTTGCGGTGGCTTCTGGAGTGGCGCTGGGGGTCGAGCGGGTCCGCTCGAGCTGGTCCTCGAGGTGGAAGACCTCCTCGAGTCGGAGGAATCCGGTGTCCGGCGCGCGGCCGTCGAGGTCGACGAAGAAATCGCCCATCTGCGCCTGCCAGCGCTCGTTGACGTCGGTGCGGTTCATCGCCGAGACGGCCTCCTCGAGCGAGGTCGTCTCGAAGTAGCCGATGAGCAGGCCGTCGGGACGCAGGAACAGGGAGTAGTTGGACCACCCACTGGCGGCGAGCGCCTCGAGCATGTCGGGCCACACGGCCCGGTGCCGGGCCTTGTACTCCTCGAGCCGATCGGGCTTGACCTGGAGCTGGAAGCAGACACGCACGGGGACGTCCTCATCGATGCGGGAGGTTCCCGGGTCCGGCCGCGATGGGGGATGCGCGGCCGGACCCGGGCGGAGGGGGGGATGGATCAGAAGTTGAACTTGTCGATGTTCGACTTGTCGAAGACCGTCGGGTCGCCCAGCAGGACGGTCCCGTCCGCGCCCACGGTGTACTTGCCGAGCGTGCCGGCGGTGAAGGTGTCACCCTGCTTGCCGGTGATGGTGCCGTCGACCAGGGCCTTGGCCGCGTACGCCGCCAGGTAGCCCAGGTCGCTGGGGTTCCACAGCGCGAAGGACGTCACGGTGCCGTCCTTGACGTACTTGCGCATCTGGTTGGGGGTGCCCAGACCCGTCAGCGCGACCTTGCCCTTGGCCGAGGAGGTGTCGAGGTAGCGGGCCGCGGCCGCGATGCCGACGGTGGTCGGCGAGATGATGCCCTTCAGGTTCGGGTGGTCCTGCAGCAGGGCGGCGGTCTTGTCGAAGGAGGTCTGGTCGTCGTCGTTGCCGTAGACCACGCCGTCGAGCTTGATGTTCGGGTGATCGGCCGCCAGGTCCTTCTTCATCAGATCGATCCAGGCGTTCTGGTTGGTCGCGTTCGCAGCGGCCGAGAGGATCGCGATCTCCCCCGAGTCGCCGATCTGCTGGGCGATCTGGTCGACCTGGGTCTTGGCGATGCCCTCGGCGGAGGCCT from Nocardioides sp. BP30 encodes:
- a CDS encoding glycosyl hydrolase; amino-acid sequence: MSEQHAHHAQQDPSGIRRRALFGAAAAAAGVAVLAGAPAQAAAAGGVGRTSSARASGAEVLAGFRRPGKRTAAGFRWWWPNGDVTAAEVAREVDQVAAAGFGVLEVADVTHSLAARGITMDLQRFGWGTASWVAGVKAALAQGARRDVRIDITIGPSWPAAVPTITPDDDAACTELAHGQAQVAGGEVYDAAVPEPLVAPAGGSTVRHLEAVQAFLTVGAPVKGVQTLDPTTYVDLTDRVVDGRLTWTAPAGGTWLVLSYWRRGSAQEPEAGPHTDPRAYVVDHFSAAGSSAVIDFWNERILDREMRRLLRQAGGYLFEDSLEIESGATIWTPLMVHEFAERAGYDLLPYLPLVVEVKEKYVFAYDAVTTTRVRDDFNQVISDLYRDHHLLRIQAFARGLGMGLRVQPYGLQTDTVEHASLLDIPETESLGFKNLDDYRVEAGGRDMAGHTVMSCEAICYAGAAYQTTWDRALQTLNSVYVAGVNMAMIHGFAYATAPEVTWPGFAAFSPYYSNAVGYGDAWGPRTPQWRHIPDVADYLNRTQLVLQTGTPRYDVVFLRQKGWTSTGIGAPWATNNGIPIGWTHSFATPALLDLPRARVRRGRLAPDGPAYKVMIIGPDQFRGGECTIAEATAQRVLELARDGLPVIFLGDWTTAAPVGLAQPGETDRVRALVTRIQALPTTRTVALETDIPAALADLGITPDVRHDSSTAMTMHRVVGDTDLYYVANAKHAENRKLVRVTQDLWLTASRSDAVPYLLDAWTGATSPIALWERQGDQIRVSVDLLPGQSSVVALARPHGRTPSATAVSAGSLRVEGNALVLRASAAGTVSVTTGGRTRSVTIDRVRDPIALAAWDLAVEDWQPGASATETIRPVRRVHLDTLAPWSQIAGLEDVSGVGTYTVTVDLGRDWTGADGAVLDLGEVNDTFRVRVNGRRVPPCDVLDTAVDVGDLLHAGRNLIEVEVASTLINRLRTVTPAVYGVVPRQAYGLVGPVRLIPYTERTVR
- a CDS encoding rhamnulokinase gives rise to the protein MSIASSGPLRVAAVDLGATSGRVMAAEVGPDVLRLEEVHRFPNGGVPIRSSLFWDVVGIHREVLAGLRKVALAGRLDGIGIDSWAVDYGLLDRDGELLGNPYSHRDARTVGVPERVAKVVDPAHLYAVTGLQELPFNTVFQLVAARGTAALESAQTLLLLPDLLTYWLTGEIGAERTNASTTGLYDVSAQAWSVDLAKRLGLPWAALPALRDPGSVVGPVLPAIGQAIGTSGAGEPEVPVIAVGSHDTASAIVGVPAQEEEIAYISSGTWSLVGLELDKPVLTEEARLANFTNEGGVDGTIRFLKNVMGLWVLSQAERTWAAQGLTADLPTLLAGAAHVAPLRTVVDIDHPSLLPPGDMPERLRALARASGEPVPETPAEVVRTILDSLALAYRRNLRQGAALAGRTLELVHVVGGGSQNALLCQLTADACGLPVLAGPAEAAALGNALVQARTLSRMRGGDDLPDLAAMRSLVRRTHDLRRYEPRSGADWDTAERRLSR
- a CDS encoding bifunctional aldolase/short-chain dehydrogenase, whose amino-acid sequence is MTSYNGTAAELIARSNRLGADPKNTNYAGGNTSAKGTETDPVTGEPVELVWVKGSGGDLGTLKESGLAVLRLDRMRALVDVYPGVEREDEMVAAFDYCLHGNGGAAPSIDTAMHGLVDAAHVDHLHPDSGIAIATAADGEALTEKIFGDKVVWVPWRRPGFQLGLDIAAIKEKNPQAIGCILGGHGITAWGDSSDEAEQNSLWIIDTAAAYIAEHSKAEPFGPALEGYGALPDAERRAKAAALAPTIRGIASADRPMVGHFNDSDVVLDFLAATEHPRLAGLGTSCPDHFLRTKVKPLVLDLPASASVEESIARLKELAVSYREDYQGYYDRNATPDSPAIRGKDPLIVLVPGVGMFSFGKDKQTARVAGEFYVNAINVMRGAEGLSTYAPIDEAEKFRIEYWALEEAKLQRMPKPKPLATRVALVTGAASGIGKATAKKLAENGACVVIADLSLEKAQEAAAELGSTDVAVGVQVDVSSADAVQAAVDAAVLAFGGVDLIVNNAGLSLSRSLLETTEKDWDLQHDVMAKGSFLVSKATAKVMIEQELGGDIVYISSKNSIFAGPNNVAYGAAKADQAHQVRLLAAELGEHGIKVNGVNPDGVVQGSGIFASGWGANRAAVYGVEEKDLGKFYAQRTILKREVLPENIANAVFVLCTAELSHTTGLHIPVDAGVAAAFLR
- the rhaI gene encoding L-rhamnose isomerase is translated as MTTFQEIAPLLEGQAIEVPSWAYGNSGTRFKVFGTPGTPRTVEEKIADAATVHRYTGLAPTVALHIPWDLVDDFGALRRYADDLGIGLGTINSNTFQDDDYKLGALTHTDRRIRQKAIDHHLACIDVMDATGSRDLKIWLAEGSNYPGQADIRGRQDRLAESLQTIYDRLGEDQRLVLEYKFFEPAFYHTDVPDWGTSYVQVAALGEKAMVCLDTGHHAPGTNIEFIVAQLLRLGKLGSFDFNSRFYADDDLIVGAADPFQLFRILVECVRGGALEADSDVAFMLDQCHNIEDKIPGQIRSVLNVQEMTARALLLDRAALTKAQESGDVLLANEIFMDAFYTDVRADLAAWREGRGLPANPMRAYLESGYQQQIEADRVGGTQAGWN
- a CDS encoding L-rhamnose mutarotase; protein product: MRVCFQLQVKPDRLEEYKARHRAVWPDMLEALAASGWSNYSLFLRPDGLLIGYFETTSLEEAVSAMNRTDVNERWQAQMGDFFVDLDGRAPDTGFLRLEEVFHLEDQLERTRSTPSATPEATATREAN
- the rhaS gene encoding rhamnose ABC transporter substrate-binding protein, with the translated sequence MKFSTRRLSALAAVAVTATLSLTACGSSDNNSASGGGNSSGGSGGSASGTTVTFIPKNLGNPYFDASDKDGGQKAVNEFKGKYQEVGPDTATPDGQVSFINTAAQQGVKALVISADDPKAPCSAIKQAMSAGTKVVTFDSDTSADCRDLYISQASAEGIAKTQVDQIAQQIGDSGEIAILSAAANATNQNAWIDLMKKDLAADHPNIKLDGVVYGNDDDQTSFDKTAALLQDHPNLKGIISPTTVGIAAAARYLDTSSAKGKVALTGLGTPNQMRKYVKDGTVTSFALWNPSDLGYLAAYAAKALVDGTITGKQGDTFTAGTLGKYTVGADGTVLLGDPTVFDKSNIDKFNF